A portion of the Oncorhynchus clarkii lewisi isolate Uvic-CL-2024 chromosome 27, UVic_Ocla_1.0, whole genome shotgun sequence genome contains these proteins:
- the LOC139385548 gene encoding reticulon-2-like isoform X4 codes for MDLIYWKDTERTGMVFTGLVVGLLSLFQLSIITVISTISLGALCFTVSVSLYYKILHVLNMGDGVPPFKAYLDLDISFSGELADQYTQKVIVAVVSAANSLKNLFLVGNLFDSLKLLALMYLVTFLGDLCNGLTVLIIGVIALFSLPLVYRQHQAKVDGFVAGIQANVDNAKDILHRIAQGGGPTPDTTPGGAKPKTQ; via the exons aTGGATCTGATCTACTGGAAGGACACAGAGCGTACAGGCATGGTATTCACAGGGCTGGTGGTGGGTTTGCTGTCCTTGTTCCAGCTCAGCATCATCACAGTCATCTCCACCATCTCCCTGGGCGCCCTGTGCTTCACCGTCTCAGTCAGCCTCTACTATAAGATCCTGCACGTGCTCAACATGGGAGACGGAGTGCCCCCCTTCAA GGCGTATCTAGATTTGGATATCAGTTTCAGTGGGGAGCTGGCTGACCAATACACGCAGAAGGTCATCGTTGCAGTCGTCTCTGCTGCTAACTCACTCAAGAATCTCTTCCTGGTTGGAAACCTCTTCGACTCTCTCAAG CTCCTGGCTCTGATGTACCTGGTGACTTTCCTGGGAGACCTGTGTAATGGCCTTACTGTGCTCATCATTG GTGTGATCGCTCTATTCTCTCTACCGCTGGTCTACAGGCAGCACCAG GCAAAAGTGGACGGCTTCGTTGCAGGAATTCAGGCCAACGTTGACAACGCCAAGGACAT TCTCCACAGAATTGCCCAAGGTGGTGGTCCCACCCCTGACACAACCCCTGGCGGTGCCAAGCCCAAAACACAATGA
- the LOC139385548 gene encoding reticulon-2-like isoform X5, whose product MMDLIYWKDTERTGMVFTGLVVGLLSLFQLSIITVISTISLGALCFTVSVSLYYKILHVLNMGDGVPPFKAYLDLDISFSGELADQYTQKVIVAVVSAANSLKNLFLVGNLFDSLKLLALMYLVTFLGDLCNGLTVLIIGVIALFSLPLVYRQHQAKVDGFVAGIQANVDNAKDILHRIAQGGGPTPDTTPGGAKPKTQ is encoded by the exons A tgaTGGATCTGATCTACTGGAAGGACACAGAGCGTACAGGCATGGTATTCACAGGGCTGGTGGTGGGTTTGCTGTCCTTGTTCCAGCTCAGCATCATCACAGTCATCTCCACCATCTCCCTGGGCGCCCTGTGCTTCACCGTCTCAGTCAGCCTCTACTATAAGATCCTGCACGTGCTCAACATGGGAGACGGAGTGCCCCCCTTCAA GGCGTATCTAGATTTGGATATCAGTTTCAGTGGGGAGCTGGCTGACCAATACACGCAGAAGGTCATCGTTGCAGTCGTCTCTGCTGCTAACTCACTCAAGAATCTCTTCCTGGTTGGAAACCTCTTCGACTCTCTCAAG CTCCTGGCTCTGATGTACCTGGTGACTTTCCTGGGAGACCTGTGTAATGGCCTTACTGTGCTCATCATTG GTGTGATCGCTCTATTCTCTCTACCGCTGGTCTACAGGCAGCACCAG GCAAAAGTGGACGGCTTCGTTGCAGGAATTCAGGCCAACGTTGACAACGCCAAGGACAT TCTCCACAGAATTGCCCAAGGTGGTGGTCCCACCCCTGACACAACCCCTGGCGGTGCCAAGCCCAAAACACAATGA
- the LOC139385548 gene encoding reticulon-2-like isoform X3 produces MANINVMDLIYWKDTERTGMVFTGLVVGLLSLFQLSIITVISTISLGALCFTVSVSLYYKILHVLNMGDGVPPFKAYLDLDISFSGELADQYTQKVIVAVVSAANSLKNLFLVGNLFDSLKLLALMYLVTFLGDLCNGLTVLIIGVIALFSLPLVYRQHQAKVDGFVAGIQANVDNAKDILHRIAQGGGPTPDTTPGGAKPKTQ; encoded by the exons ATGGCCAACATTAACG tgaTGGATCTGATCTACTGGAAGGACACAGAGCGTACAGGCATGGTATTCACAGGGCTGGTGGTGGGTTTGCTGTCCTTGTTCCAGCTCAGCATCATCACAGTCATCTCCACCATCTCCCTGGGCGCCCTGTGCTTCACCGTCTCAGTCAGCCTCTACTATAAGATCCTGCACGTGCTCAACATGGGAGACGGAGTGCCCCCCTTCAA GGCGTATCTAGATTTGGATATCAGTTTCAGTGGGGAGCTGGCTGACCAATACACGCAGAAGGTCATCGTTGCAGTCGTCTCTGCTGCTAACTCACTCAAGAATCTCTTCCTGGTTGGAAACCTCTTCGACTCTCTCAAG CTCCTGGCTCTGATGTACCTGGTGACTTTCCTGGGAGACCTGTGTAATGGCCTTACTGTGCTCATCATTG GTGTGATCGCTCTATTCTCTCTACCGCTGGTCTACAGGCAGCACCAG GCAAAAGTGGACGGCTTCGTTGCAGGAATTCAGGCCAACGTTGACAACGCCAAGGACAT TCTCCACAGAATTGCCCAAGGTGGTGGTCCCACCCCTGACACAACCCCTGGCGGTGCCAAGCCCAAAACACAATGA
- the LOC139385548 gene encoding reticulon-2-like isoform X1: MGQVLGFSHCKEYGSVSSTPDSTPPCTDGGNEESELYDLQTAREWSDEEDGGPEDDDGGASSPSIWGTPRQNSFEPTFSYIAIAEAEAGGASRHHRDSSSGSRRRGGARGGRTSLIRTDTVESLLPLDSPDVEWDPHIFLTLEDEEEREREERERDPHIFLTLEDEEEREERERDVHRQTVTVQDSLLDTEIEPQERDTETQREETEPLEHQHYSPSDSHQAASPPPEPESLVTMETTAPLLTAVRPRGGLTDDVSSTSSTSIGRNTQEELVSEQWFSVLNLSGPTICTHIAVMDLIYWKDTERTGMVFTGLVVGLLSLFQLSIITVISTISLGALCFTVSVSLYYKILHVLNMGDGVPPFKAYLDLDISFSGELADQYTQKVIVAVVSAANSLKNLFLVGNLFDSLKLLALMYLVTFLGDLCNGLTVLIIGVIALFSLPLVYRQHQAKVDGFVAGIQANVDNAKDILHRIAQGGGPTPDTTPGGAKPKTQ; the protein is encoded by the exons ATGGGCCAGGTTCTAGGATTCTCCCACTGCA AGGAATATGGTTCTGTCTCCTCCACGCCTGATTCAACACCTCCCTGCACTGACG GTGGGAATGAGGAGTCTGAGCTGTACGACCTGCAGACGGCCAGGGAGTGGTCTGACGAAGAAGACGGGGGTCCGGAGGATGATGACGGTGGAGCTTCATCCCCCTCCATTTGGGGGACCCCGAGACAGAACTCCTTCGAGCCCACCTTCTCCTACATCGCCATCGCCGAGGCCGAGGCAGGCGGAGCCTCGCGACATCATCGTGACTCATCGTCAGGGAGCCGGCGGAGGGGCGGGGCCAGGGGAGGCCGCACCTCCCTGATCCGCACGGACACCGTGGAATCGCTCCTCCCCCTGGACTCCCCCGACGTGGAGTGGGACCCCCACATCTTCCTCACcctagaggatgaggaggagagggagagggaggaaagggagagggaccCCCACATCTTCCTCACcctagaggatgaggaggagagggaggaaagggagagggatgtCCACAGACAGACTGTGACAGTCCAGGATTCTCTCCTAGATACTGAGATTGAACCTcaagagagggacacagagacccagagagaggagacagagccgCTGGAGCACCAGCACTACAGTCCCTCTGACAGCCACCAGG CAGCATCACCACCCCCTGAGCCTGAGTCCCTCGTAACCATGGAAACCACCGCCCCACTGCTCACGGCTGTGCGACCAAGAGGCGGCCTCACCGATGACGTGTCATCCACTTCCTCCACCTCCATTGGTCGAAACACTCAGGAAGAGCTGGTTAGCGAACAGTGGTTCTCGGTGCTCAACCTATCAGGCCCTACGATATGCACCCACATAGCAG tgaTGGATCTGATCTACTGGAAGGACACAGAGCGTACAGGCATGGTATTCACAGGGCTGGTGGTGGGTTTGCTGTCCTTGTTCCAGCTCAGCATCATCACAGTCATCTCCACCATCTCCCTGGGCGCCCTGTGCTTCACCGTCTCAGTCAGCCTCTACTATAAGATCCTGCACGTGCTCAACATGGGAGACGGAGTGCCCCCCTTCAA GGCGTATCTAGATTTGGATATCAGTTTCAGTGGGGAGCTGGCTGACCAATACACGCAGAAGGTCATCGTTGCAGTCGTCTCTGCTGCTAACTCACTCAAGAATCTCTTCCTGGTTGGAAACCTCTTCGACTCTCTCAAG CTCCTGGCTCTGATGTACCTGGTGACTTTCCTGGGAGACCTGTGTAATGGCCTTACTGTGCTCATCATTG GTGTGATCGCTCTATTCTCTCTACCGCTGGTCTACAGGCAGCACCAG GCAAAAGTGGACGGCTTCGTTGCAGGAATTCAGGCCAACGTTGACAACGCCAAGGACAT TCTCCACAGAATTGCCCAAGGTGGTGGTCCCACCCCTGACACAACCCCTGGCGGTGCCAAGCCCAAAACACAATGA
- the LOC139385548 gene encoding reticulon-2-like isoform X2 — protein MGQVLGFSHCKEYGSVSSTPDSTPPCTDGGNEESELYDLQTAREWSDEEDGGPEDDDGGASSPSIWGTPRQNSFEPTFSYIAIAEAEAGGASRHHRDSSSGSRRRGGARGGRTSLIRTDTVESLLPLDSPDVEWDPHIFLTLEDEEEREREERERDPHIFLTLEDEEEREERERDVHRQTVTVQDSLLDTEIEPQERDTETQREETEPLEHQHYSPSDSHQASPPPEPESLVTMETTAPLLTAVRPRGGLTDDVSSTSSTSIGRNTQEELVSEQWFSVLNLSGPTICTHIAVMDLIYWKDTERTGMVFTGLVVGLLSLFQLSIITVISTISLGALCFTVSVSLYYKILHVLNMGDGVPPFKAYLDLDISFSGELADQYTQKVIVAVVSAANSLKNLFLVGNLFDSLKLLALMYLVTFLGDLCNGLTVLIIGVIALFSLPLVYRQHQAKVDGFVAGIQANVDNAKDILHRIAQGGGPTPDTTPGGAKPKTQ, from the exons ATGGGCCAGGTTCTAGGATTCTCCCACTGCA AGGAATATGGTTCTGTCTCCTCCACGCCTGATTCAACACCTCCCTGCACTGACG GTGGGAATGAGGAGTCTGAGCTGTACGACCTGCAGACGGCCAGGGAGTGGTCTGACGAAGAAGACGGGGGTCCGGAGGATGATGACGGTGGAGCTTCATCCCCCTCCATTTGGGGGACCCCGAGACAGAACTCCTTCGAGCCCACCTTCTCCTACATCGCCATCGCCGAGGCCGAGGCAGGCGGAGCCTCGCGACATCATCGTGACTCATCGTCAGGGAGCCGGCGGAGGGGCGGGGCCAGGGGAGGCCGCACCTCCCTGATCCGCACGGACACCGTGGAATCGCTCCTCCCCCTGGACTCCCCCGACGTGGAGTGGGACCCCCACATCTTCCTCACcctagaggatgaggaggagagggagagggaggaaagggagagggaccCCCACATCTTCCTCACcctagaggatgaggaggagagggaggaaagggagagggatgtCCACAGACAGACTGTGACAGTCCAGGATTCTCTCCTAGATACTGAGATTGAACCTcaagagagggacacagagacccagagagaggagacagagccgCTGGAGCACCAGCACTACAGTCCCTCTGACAGCCACCAGG CATCACCACCCCCTGAGCCTGAGTCCCTCGTAACCATGGAAACCACCGCCCCACTGCTCACGGCTGTGCGACCAAGAGGCGGCCTCACCGATGACGTGTCATCCACTTCCTCCACCTCCATTGGTCGAAACACTCAGGAAGAGCTGGTTAGCGAACAGTGGTTCTCGGTGCTCAACCTATCAGGCCCTACGATATGCACCCACATAGCAG tgaTGGATCTGATCTACTGGAAGGACACAGAGCGTACAGGCATGGTATTCACAGGGCTGGTGGTGGGTTTGCTGTCCTTGTTCCAGCTCAGCATCATCACAGTCATCTCCACCATCTCCCTGGGCGCCCTGTGCTTCACCGTCTCAGTCAGCCTCTACTATAAGATCCTGCACGTGCTCAACATGGGAGACGGAGTGCCCCCCTTCAA GGCGTATCTAGATTTGGATATCAGTTTCAGTGGGGAGCTGGCTGACCAATACACGCAGAAGGTCATCGTTGCAGTCGTCTCTGCTGCTAACTCACTCAAGAATCTCTTCCTGGTTGGAAACCTCTTCGACTCTCTCAAG CTCCTGGCTCTGATGTACCTGGTGACTTTCCTGGGAGACCTGTGTAATGGCCTTACTGTGCTCATCATTG GTGTGATCGCTCTATTCTCTCTACCGCTGGTCTACAGGCAGCACCAG GCAAAAGTGGACGGCTTCGTTGCAGGAATTCAGGCCAACGTTGACAACGCCAAGGACAT TCTCCACAGAATTGCCCAAGGTGGTGGTCCCACCCCTGACACAACCCCTGGCGGTGCCAAGCCCAAAACACAATGA